A genomic segment from Frateuria edaphi encodes:
- a CDS encoding DUF3606 domain-containing protein, with product MSDNLNNRGPADRTRVNVNEDYEARYWADKWGVSEDELRAAVARVGVMADDVERALKH from the coding sequence ATGAGCGACAACCTGAACAACCGCGGGCCCGCCGACCGCACCCGGGTCAACGTGAACGAGGACTACGAAGCCCGCTACTGGGCCGACAAGTGGGGCGTCAGCGAAGATGAGCTGCGCGCAGCGGTGGCTCGTGTGGGCGTCATGGCCGACGACGTCGAGCGGGCCTTGAAGCATTGA
- a CDS encoding S41 family peptidase has protein sequence MPRFLRRALLVLAGLVLATAGFDAATYDARAWQADYARLKQDMAQGYANLDWIAAHRRLDLAALDRQTTAALDGAHSHVRAFLALRRFTRAFNDPHLRLVPGERPVMPAAAVADAAPAPAAVAVEADPPAGKDCAAAGYEEGDHAFHFPFAGLAGWTPMRTGDFPTGLLGDLGVLRIAQFGEDAYATACRQVFRPGIGGRELQLAVRELEERRLVEAIGELRARGARRLLVDVSGNGGGSEWVTEVVALLTDRSLSRAQPRRVAPACDRSIVWRGAAAPCPVLEPEGERLTLQGRGVWTGPVWILADHHTASASEDFVAWLQQNKVARVLGQTTAGAGCGYVNGGGRTRLRASPFDVRMPNCARFLDNGTNEIEGIAPDVVLPMDGDATDQARALVAAISR, from the coding sequence ATGCCACGCTTTCTCCGCCGTGCCCTGCTGGTGCTCGCCGGGCTGGTCCTCGCCACTGCCGGGTTCGACGCGGCCACCTACGACGCGCGCGCCTGGCAGGCCGATTACGCTCGCCTCAAGCAGGATATGGCACAGGGCTACGCGAACCTGGACTGGATCGCTGCACACCGCCGCCTGGACCTGGCCGCGCTCGACCGGCAGACCACGGCTGCGCTCGATGGCGCGCATTCGCACGTGCGCGCGTTCCTGGCGCTGCGCCGGTTCACCCGGGCCTTCAACGATCCGCATCTGCGACTCGTGCCGGGGGAGCGACCCGTCATGCCCGCAGCGGCGGTGGCCGATGCCGCTCCTGCCCCCGCCGCTGTGGCGGTCGAGGCCGATCCGCCAGCGGGCAAGGACTGCGCCGCCGCCGGATACGAGGAGGGCGACCATGCATTCCACTTTCCCTTCGCCGGTCTGGCGGGCTGGACTCCCATGCGCACGGGCGATTTCCCGACCGGACTGCTGGGCGATCTCGGCGTGTTGCGCATCGCGCAGTTCGGCGAGGACGCCTACGCCACGGCCTGCCGGCAGGTATTTCGTCCGGGCATTGGCGGGCGGGAACTGCAGCTGGCGGTACGCGAGCTGGAGGAGCGCCGACTGGTGGAGGCCATCGGCGAACTGCGGGCGCGCGGTGCACGCCGACTTCTGGTGGACGTCTCGGGCAATGGGGGCGGCAGCGAGTGGGTGACCGAGGTGGTCGCGCTGTTGACCGACCGGTCGTTGTCGCGCGCGCAGCCGCGGCGTGTCGCGCCTGCGTGCGACCGCTCGATCGTGTGGCGAGGCGCCGCCGCGCCGTGCCCGGTCCTGGAGCCCGAGGGCGAGCGCCTCACCCTGCAGGGCAGGGGTGTATGGACCGGGCCGGTGTGGATCCTCGCCGATCACCATACCGCCTCGGCATCGGAGGACTTCGTCGCCTGGCTGCAGCAGAACAAGGTCGCACGCGTGCTTGGCCAGACCACCGCCGGCGCGGGTTGCGGCTACGTCAACGGCGGTGGCCGCACGCGGCTGCGAGCCAGTCCTTTCGACGTGCGCATGCCGAACTGCGCGCGCTTCCTGGACAACGGCACGAACGAGATCGAGGGCATTGCGCCGGATGTAGTGCTGCCGATGGACGGGGACGCCACCGACCAGGCGCGCGCGCTGGTTGCTGCGATATCACGATGA
- a CDS encoding YajD family HNH nuclease — translation MSQRTPDSAKLDRIVAEARRAAEQRELGYRERALKMYPWVCGRCGREFTRTNLRELTVHHRNHDHDFNPPDGSNWELLCVYCHDNEHSRYIDHVRGAGYEPVEQAPATGNPFADLKAMLEAKGKR, via the coding sequence ATGAGCCAACGCACGCCTGACTCCGCCAAACTCGACCGCATCGTGGCCGAGGCCCGGCGCGCCGCCGAACAGCGCGAACTCGGCTACCGCGAGCGTGCGCTGAAGATGTATCCGTGGGTGTGTGGCCGCTGCGGGCGCGAGTTCACCCGCACCAATCTGCGCGAGCTGACGGTGCACCACCGCAACCACGACCACGATTTCAATCCGCCCGATGGCAGCAACTGGGAACTCCTGTGCGTGTACTGCCACGACAACGAGCACTCCCGCTACATCGATCACGTACGCGGTGCCGGCTACGAACCTGTCGAGCAGGCCCCCGCCACCGGCAACCCGTTCGCCGACCTCAAGGCGATGCTCGAGGCCAAGGGCAAGCGCTGA
- a CDS encoding CopD family protein, giving the protein MTYLWIKSFHLLFVIAWMATVFYLPRILVNLAEAGDDAAVRERLLLMGRRLYKFGHNMFGAAFLFGLVLWQGWRLFPATLPNVASGMHWIDAKLGLVALLLAYFVVVGRMLKHCGKGGALPSPLALRWLNELPVLLLLGVIFLVLAKPF; this is encoded by the coding sequence ATGACTTACCTCTGGATCAAGTCCTTCCACCTGCTCTTCGTCATCGCCTGGATGGCGACGGTTTTCTACCTGCCGCGCATTCTCGTCAACCTCGCCGAGGCCGGCGACGATGCGGCCGTGCGGGAGCGGCTGCTGCTGATGGGGCGGCGGTTGTACAAGTTCGGCCACAACATGTTCGGCGCCGCGTTCCTGTTCGGCCTGGTGCTGTGGCAGGGCTGGCGGCTGTTTCCCGCGACCTTGCCTAACGTGGCGTCGGGCATGCACTGGATCGATGCCAAGCTTGGACTGGTGGCCTTGTTGCTGGCCTATTTCGTGGTCGTGGGGCGGATGTTGAAGCACTGCGGGAAAGGCGGCGCGCTGCCTTCGCCGTTGGCCTTGCGCTGGCTCAACGAACTGCCGGTGCTGCTGTTGCTGGGGGTGATTTTCCTGGTGCTGGCCAAGCCTTTCTGA
- a CDS encoding NAD-dependent epimerase: MRILVTGTAGFIGAALAQRLLARGDEVFGIDNHNDYYDPSLKEARLAQFADHRAYTHLRADLADAEAVDRAFATFQPQRVVNLAAQAGVRYSLKNPRAYVRSNLDGFLNILEGCRHGKVEHLVYASSSSVYGANRKMPFAVEDAVDHPVSLYAASKKANELMAHSYSHLYGLPTTGLRFFTVYGPWGRPDMSPMLFADRISRGEPIDVFNFGNHSRDFTYIDDIVEGVIRTLDHPAQPDPSYDPEQPNPGTSSAPYRVYNIGNDQPVQLLRFIELLEQNLGATVGKNLLPMQPGDVPDTWADVSALRRDVGYAPGTSIEDGVARFVKWYREYHGR; encoded by the coding sequence ATGCGTATCCTCGTCACCGGCACCGCCGGCTTCATCGGCGCCGCACTCGCCCAGCGCCTGCTCGCGCGCGGCGACGAAGTCTTCGGCATCGACAACCACAACGACTACTACGACCCGTCGTTGAAGGAAGCGCGCCTGGCGCAGTTCGCCGACCACCGTGCGTACACGCACCTGCGCGCGGACCTGGCCGATGCCGAAGCGGTCGACCGCGCCTTCGCGACGTTCCAGCCGCAGCGCGTGGTGAACCTGGCCGCACAAGCCGGCGTGCGTTACTCCCTGAAAAATCCGCGCGCCTACGTACGCAGCAACCTGGATGGTTTCCTCAACATCCTGGAGGGCTGCCGCCACGGCAAGGTCGAGCACCTGGTCTACGCCTCCTCCAGCTCCGTCTACGGTGCCAATCGCAAGATGCCTTTCGCGGTGGAAGATGCCGTCGACCATCCCGTCAGCCTGTACGCGGCCAGCAAGAAGGCCAACGAATTGATGGCGCACAGTTACAGCCATCTCTACGGCCTGCCCACCACCGGGTTGCGCTTCTTCACCGTGTACGGACCCTGGGGCCGGCCCGATATGTCACCGATGCTGTTTGCCGACCGCATCAGCCGCGGCGAGCCGATCGACGTCTTCAACTTCGGCAACCACAGCCGCGACTTCACCTACATCGACGACATCGTCGAGGGCGTCATCCGCACGCTCGATCACCCGGCGCAGCCCGACCCGTCCTACGATCCGGAACAACCCAATCCCGGCACGTCCAGCGCGCCCTACCGCGTGTACAACATCGGCAACGACCAGCCCGTGCAGCTGCTGCGTTTCATCGAGCTGCTGGAACAGAACCTCGGCGCCACCGTCGGGAAGAACCTGCTGCCCATGCAGCCAGGCGACGTCCCCGACACCTGGGCCGATGTCTCCGCCCTGCGCCGCGACGTCGGTTATGCGCCGGGCACTTCGATCGAGGATGGCGTCGCACGCTTCGTGAAGTGGTATCGCGAGTACCACGGGCGCTGA
- the thrS gene encoding threonine--tRNA ligase, which yields MIEVTLPDGSKKPFDHSVTVQDVAASIGAGLAKATLAGKVDGKLVDASFPIDHDARVEIVTEKSPEALEILRHSTAHLLAQAVQRLYPGAQVTIGPVIENGFYYDFAYERPFTPDDLAKIEAEMEKIVKEALPVSRSVKSRDEAVTFFRDLGEVYKAEIIESIPANEELSLYTQGDFTDLCRGPHVPNTAKLRSFKLMKVAGAYWRGDSNNAMLTRVYGTAWLNDKDLKAYLHQLEEAEKRDHRKIGKALDLFHQQEESPGMVFWHPNGWAIWQQVEQYMRRVYRKSGYQEVRCPQVLDVSLWKKSGHWDNYAENMFFTESEKHTYALKPMNCPGHVQIFNTGLHSYRELPIRYGEFGGCHRNEPSGALHGIMRVRAFTQDDGHIFCTPEQIEPEVTAFHQQAMQVYGDFGFQDIALKIALRPDKRIGSDEVWDRAEDALRKALSAAGVQWEELPGEGAFYGPKIEYHMKDSIGRAWQVGTMQVDFMMPERLGAEYVDEASQKRHPVMLHRAIVGSMERFIGILIEHHAGNLPAWLAPVQAAVFSITDAQAGYVREVTQALVGKGFRVQADLRNEKVGYKIREHTLQKVPYLLVVGDREKEAGAVSVRTRSGEDLGSMPLADFVERLQAETRR from the coding sequence ATGATCGAAGTGACTCTCCCGGACGGCAGCAAGAAGCCGTTCGACCATTCCGTGACCGTCCAGGACGTGGCCGCCTCCATCGGCGCCGGCCTGGCCAAGGCGACGCTCGCCGGCAAGGTGGACGGCAAGCTGGTGGACGCCAGCTTCCCGATCGACCATGACGCCCGCGTGGAGATCGTCACCGAGAAGAGTCCCGAGGCGCTGGAGATCCTGCGCCATTCCACCGCGCACCTGCTGGCGCAGGCGGTGCAGCGCCTTTACCCCGGCGCGCAGGTCACCATCGGGCCGGTGATCGAGAACGGCTTCTACTACGACTTCGCCTACGAGCGCCCCTTCACGCCCGACGATCTGGCGAAGATCGAGGCGGAGATGGAGAAGATCGTCAAGGAGGCACTGCCGGTTTCGCGCTCGGTGAAGTCGCGCGACGAGGCGGTGACGTTCTTCCGTGATCTGGGCGAGGTCTACAAGGCCGAGATCATCGAGTCGATCCCGGCCAACGAAGAGCTCTCGCTCTATACCCAGGGCGACTTCACCGACCTGTGCCGCGGCCCGCACGTGCCCAATACGGCCAAGCTTCGGTCCTTCAAACTGATGAAGGTCGCCGGCGCCTATTGGCGCGGCGACAGCAACAATGCGATGCTGACCCGCGTCTACGGCACCGCTTGGCTCAACGACAAGGACCTCAAGGCCTACCTGCACCAGCTGGAGGAGGCCGAGAAGCGCGACCACCGCAAGATCGGCAAAGCCCTGGACCTGTTCCACCAGCAGGAAGAAAGCCCCGGCATGGTGTTCTGGCACCCCAACGGGTGGGCGATCTGGCAGCAGGTCGAGCAGTACATGCGCCGCGTATACCGCAAGAGCGGCTACCAGGAAGTGCGCTGCCCGCAGGTGCTGGACGTGTCGCTGTGGAAGAAGTCCGGCCACTGGGACAACTACGCGGAGAACATGTTCTTCACCGAGTCGGAGAAGCACACCTACGCGCTCAAGCCGATGAACTGCCCCGGCCACGTGCAGATCTTCAACACCGGCCTGCACAGCTACCGCGAGCTGCCGATCCGCTACGGCGAGTTCGGTGGCTGCCACCGCAACGAGCCCTCGGGCGCGCTGCACGGGATCATGCGCGTGCGCGCCTTCACCCAGGACGACGGCCATATCTTCTGCACGCCTGAGCAGATCGAGCCTGAGGTCACCGCCTTCCACCAGCAGGCCATGCAGGTGTATGGCGACTTCGGTTTCCAGGACATCGCACTGAAGATCGCGCTGCGCCCGGACAAGCGCATCGGTTCGGACGAAGTGTGGGATCGCGCCGAGGACGCGCTGCGCAAGGCGCTTTCGGCCGCCGGCGTGCAGTGGGAGGAGCTGCCCGGCGAGGGCGCTTTCTACGGCCCCAAGATCGAGTACCACATGAAGGATTCGATCGGCCGCGCCTGGCAGGTCGGCACCATGCAGGTCGACTTCATGATGCCCGAGCGCCTGGGCGCCGAGTACGTGGACGAGGCCTCGCAGAAGCGCCACCCGGTCATGCTGCATCGCGCCATCGTGGGTTCGATGGAGCGTTTCATCGGCATCCTGATCGAGCACCACGCCGGCAACCTGCCGGCCTGGCTGGCGCCGGTGCAGGCGGCGGTGTTTTCCATCACCGACGCCCAGGCCGGTTATGTCCGCGAGGTGACGCAAGCCCTTGTCGGCAAAGGCTTCCGCGTCCAGGCCGATTTGCGCAATGAAAAGGTCGGCTATAAAATCCGCGAGCATACGTTGCAGAAGGTCCCTTATCTCCTCGTGGTCGGTGACCGCGAGAAGGAAGCGGGGGCCGTTTCCGTGCGTACCCGTTCGGGCGAGGATCTGGGCAGCATGCCGCTGGCCGACTTCGTCGAACGACTTCAGGCCGAAACGCGGCGTTGA
- the infC gene encoding translation initiation factor IF-3, whose product MATTDNKGNRRNLEIRVPRVRVIGADSEQLGILTRDEALAMAQEAGMDLVEIQPNGDPPVCRIMDYGKFKFEAQKKAQAAKKKQKQVEIKEVKFRPVTDVGDYQIKLRNMLRFLEEGDKVKVTIRFRGREMSHQDLGQNLARKIQEDVGDNGQVESFPRLEGRQMVMMIGPKKKQ is encoded by the coding sequence ATCGCTACCACCGACAACAAGGGCAACCGCCGTAACCTCGAAATCCGCGTGCCGCGCGTGCGCGTGATCGGCGCCGACTCGGAACAGCTGGGCATCCTGACCCGCGACGAGGCGCTGGCCATGGCGCAGGAAGCGGGCATGGATCTGGTCGAGATCCAGCCCAACGGCGACCCCCCGGTCTGCCGCATCATGGATTACGGCAAGTTCAAGTTCGAAGCCCAGAAGAAGGCCCAGGCCGCCAAGAAGAAGCAGAAGCAGGTCGAGATCAAGGAAGTGAAGTTCCGCCCGGTGACGGACGTGGGCGACTACCAGATCAAGCTGCGCAACATGCTTCGCTTCCTGGAAGAGGGCGACAAGGTCAAGGTCACGATCCGCTTCCGCGGCCGCGAGATGTCCCACCAGGACCTCGGCCAGAACCTGGCCCGGAAGATCCAGGAGGACGTCGGCGACAACGGTCAGGTGGAATCCTTCCCCAGGCTGGAAGGACGCCAGATGGTCATGATGATCGGACCGAAGAAAAAGCAGTAA
- a CDS encoding acetyl-CoA carboxylase biotin carboxylase subunit: MFERVLIANRGEIACRVIRTCRRLGIHTIAVYSEADKDAQHVRLADEAWPIGGPRPADSYLRGDAILEVAKSTGAQAIHPGYGFLSENTGFARACVEAGIVFIGPKPESIDAMGSKAAAKALMEKHAVPLVPGYHGENQEPPHLAEQARKTGFPLMIKAAAGGGGKGMRIVRGEDEFADALASAQREAANAFGDTRVILERYVEHPRHIEFQVFGDTHGNVIHLNERECSSQRRYQKVLEETPSPFLTPERRRAMGEAAVASAKAVDYVGAGTVEFIVGADGEFFFMEMNTRLQVEHPVTEETLGLDLVEWQLRVAAGQPLPLRQEQVKAHGHAIEVRLYAEDPEQNFLPGSGKLLRLRLPSPSKHVRIDGGVVEGDTVTIFYDPMIAKLIVWDADRPQALERLRQALAQCEIVGPKSNIAFLERLARHPSVVEGRIDTGYLDRHLDEFLQGEAPPADRVLFAAATAALLQEERSVSSNAADPHSPWASADAWRIGHAGKRVVALSLHEQRYEIAAHGHGGDYRLEHGEAACDVHGARLEADALSARFDGEAQRLGALVDDSRVLLHDAAGRRYRFVRAPAFAWASTESAGGNQIVAPMPGRIVLVKAKPGDSVEEGQELLVMEAMKMELALKAPRAGTIESVSATQGEFVEADAVLVRFDC, translated from the coding sequence ATGTTCGAGCGCGTACTGATTGCCAACCGCGGCGAGATCGCCTGCCGCGTGATCCGCACCTGCCGGCGCCTTGGCATCCACACCATCGCGGTGTATTCGGAGGCCGACAAGGACGCCCAGCACGTGCGGCTGGCCGACGAGGCCTGGCCGATCGGCGGCCCGCGCCCGGCTGACTCCTACCTGCGCGGCGATGCCATTCTGGAAGTAGCGAAGAGCACCGGCGCGCAGGCGATCCATCCTGGCTACGGCTTCCTGTCGGAGAACACCGGTTTCGCGCGCGCCTGTGTCGAGGCGGGCATCGTGTTCATCGGCCCCAAGCCCGAAAGCATCGACGCGATGGGTTCCAAGGCGGCGGCCAAGGCGCTGATGGAAAAGCACGCCGTGCCGCTGGTCCCGGGCTACCACGGCGAGAACCAGGAACCCCCGCACCTCGCCGAGCAGGCGCGCAAGACCGGCTTCCCGCTGATGATCAAGGCCGCGGCCGGCGGCGGCGGCAAGGGCATGCGCATCGTGCGCGGCGAGGACGAGTTCGCCGACGCGCTGGCCTCGGCCCAGCGCGAGGCGGCCAATGCCTTCGGCGACACGCGGGTGATCCTGGAACGCTACGTCGAGCACCCGCGGCACATCGAGTTCCAGGTATTCGGCGACACACACGGCAACGTGATCCATCTGAACGAGCGCGAGTGTTCCTCCCAGCGCCGCTACCAGAAGGTACTGGAAGAAACGCCCTCGCCTTTCCTCACCCCGGAGCGCCGTCGCGCCATGGGCGAGGCCGCGGTGGCCTCCGCAAAGGCGGTCGATTACGTCGGCGCCGGCACGGTGGAGTTCATCGTCGGCGCGGATGGCGAGTTCTTTTTCATGGAGATGAACACGCGCCTGCAAGTCGAGCATCCGGTCACCGAGGAGACGCTGGGCCTGGACCTGGTCGAGTGGCAGCTGCGGGTCGCCGCCGGCCAGCCGCTGCCGCTGAGGCAGGAGCAGGTCAAGGCGCACGGCCACGCGATCGAGGTGCGCCTTTACGCCGAGGATCCGGAGCAGAACTTCCTGCCAGGTTCCGGCAAGCTGCTGCGGCTACGCCTGCCTTCGCCGTCGAAGCACGTGCGCATCGATGGCGGCGTGGTCGAGGGCGACACCGTCACCATCTTCTACGACCCCATGATCGCCAAGCTGATCGTCTGGGACGCCGACCGTCCGCAGGCGCTGGAGCGCCTGCGCCAGGCGCTGGCCCAATGCGAGATCGTGGGTCCGAAATCCAATATTGCCTTCCTCGAGCGGCTGGCGCGACACCCGTCGGTGGTCGAGGGACGCATCGACACCGGCTACCTCGACCGCCATCTGGACGAGTTCCTCCAGGGCGAAGCGCCGCCGGCCGACCGAGTGCTGTTCGCCGCCGCGACCGCGGCGCTGCTGCAGGAAGAACGCAGCGTATCGTCCAACGCAGCCGACCCTCATTCCCCCTGGGCCAGCGCCGATGCTTGGCGCATCGGCCACGCCGGCAAGCGCGTGGTAGCGCTGTCGCTCCATGAGCAGCGTTACGAAATCGCGGCCCACGGTCATGGTGGCGACTACCGGCTGGAACACGGCGAGGCCGCCTGCGACGTCCACGGCGCACGCCTGGAAGCGGATGCACTGAGCGCCCGTTTCGACGGCGAGGCCCAGCGCCTGGGTGCGCTGGTCGACGACAGCCGCGTCCTGCTGCACGACGCCGCCGGCCGCCGCTACCGCTTCGTGCGCGCCCCCGCCTTCGCCTGGGCGTCGACCGAAAGCGCCGGCGGCAACCAGATCGTCGCCCCGATGCCCGGCCGCATCGTGCTGGTCAAGGCCAAGCCCGGCGACAGCGTCGAGGAGGGCCAGGAGCTGCTGGTGATGGAAGCGATGAAGATGGAGCTGGCGCTCAAGGCGCCGCGCGCCGGCACCATCGAGAGCGTCAGTGCGACGCAGGGCGAGTTCGTCGAAGCGGACGCGGTGCTTGTGCGCTTCGACTGCTGA
- the queA gene encoding tRNA preQ1(34) S-adenosylmethionine ribosyltransferase-isomerase QueA, with protein sequence MKKSDFDFDLPPELIAQAPLPERSASRLLWMDPAAGTLEDRRFRELPSFLRPGDLLVFNDTRVLPARLYGRKESGGAVEILIERVTGAHEATVQLGVSKKPKEGGRIELGDGSHATVLGRDGAFFKLRFESSEPLEKLLSKLGEMPLPPYIQRHADAADMERYQTVYAREPGAVAAPTAGLHFDEPLLEHLRELGVDTGYVTLHVGAGTFQPVRVEDIHQHTMHREWLNVGAALVEKMRRTRAAGGRVIAVGTTVVRALESATIDGQVHPFAGETQIFIFPGYRITSIDGLITNFHLPQSTLLMLVSALAGREFVLEAYRHAVRERYRFFSYGDAMLILPRA encoded by the coding sequence TTGAAGAAGTCCGATTTCGATTTCGACCTGCCGCCCGAACTGATCGCCCAGGCACCGCTGCCGGAGCGATCGGCCAGTCGGCTTCTGTGGATGGACCCGGCCGCCGGCACGCTGGAAGACAGACGGTTCCGCGAACTGCCGTCCTTCCTGCGCCCCGGTGATTTGCTGGTGTTCAACGACACCCGCGTGCTGCCGGCGCGGCTTTACGGGCGCAAGGAATCCGGTGGCGCGGTGGAGATCCTGATCGAACGCGTCACCGGCGCGCACGAGGCCACCGTGCAGCTCGGCGTGAGCAAGAAACCGAAGGAAGGCGGCCGGATCGAGCTTGGCGACGGTAGCCATGCCACGGTGCTGGGTCGCGACGGTGCGTTCTTCAAGCTGCGCTTCGAATCGTCCGAGCCGCTGGAAAAGCTGCTCTCGAAATTGGGCGAGATGCCGCTGCCGCCCTACATCCAGCGCCATGCCGATGCCGCCGACATGGAGCGCTACCAGACCGTCTATGCCCGCGAGCCGGGCGCCGTGGCCGCGCCCACCGCCGGCCTGCACTTCGACGAACCGCTGCTCGAGCACCTGCGCGAGCTGGGCGTGGACACCGGCTACGTCACGTTGCACGTGGGCGCCGGTACCTTCCAGCCCGTGCGCGTGGAGGACATCCACCAGCACACGATGCACCGCGAATGGCTCAACGTGGGCGCCGCGCTGGTGGAGAAGATGCGTCGAACGCGCGCGGCCGGCGGGCGGGTGATCGCGGTGGGCACCACCGTGGTGCGGGCCCTGGAAAGCGCCACGATCGACGGGCAGGTGCATCCGTTCGCCGGCGAAACCCAGATCTTCATCTTCCCGGGCTACCGCATCACCAGCATCGACGGCCTGATCACCAATTTCCACCTGCCGCAGTCGACGCTGCTGATGCTGGTGTCGGCGCTGGCCGGACGGGAGTTCGTGCTGGAGGCGTACCGGCATGCGGTGCGGGAGCGGTACCGGTTCTTCTCCTATGGCGATGCGATGCTGATCCTGCCGCGCGCCTAG
- the tgt gene encoding tRNA guanosine(34) transglycosylase Tgt produces the protein MTSMTFELLARDGAARRGRLAFGRGTVETPAFMPVGTYGSVKAMTPRDLTELGAEIILGNTFHLYLRPGLEIVEKFGGLHRFIGWDKPMLTDSGGFQVFSLAHKRKLAEDGVTFASPVDGSKVFLSPEVSMKIQTVLDSDIAMIFDECTPYPATEKQAADSMEMSLRWAERSRRAFDELQRARSKPPNALFGIVQGGVYEPLRRRSAEGLVGIGFDGYAVGGLAVGEPEAERNHTLDFTVGLLPQDKPRYLMGVGRPEDIVEAVRRGIDMFDCVMPTRNARNGFLFVPEGTLRIRNAKYADDTRVIEDGCDCYACANGFSRAYLRHLDRCNEILASQLATHHNLRHYHWLMAGLREAIATGALESFVAAFYARRQGAAA, from the coding sequence ATGACTTCCATGACTTTCGAACTGCTGGCCCGCGACGGCGCGGCCCGCCGCGGCCGCCTGGCCTTCGGCCGTGGCACCGTCGAGACGCCCGCCTTCATGCCCGTGGGCACCTACGGCTCGGTCAAGGCGATGACCCCGCGCGACCTCACGGAGCTCGGCGCCGAGATCATCCTGGGCAACACCTTTCATCTCTACCTGCGCCCGGGCCTGGAGATCGTGGAGAAGTTCGGCGGCCTGCATCGCTTCATCGGCTGGGACAAGCCGATGCTCACCGACTCGGGCGGCTTCCAGGTCTTCTCCCTGGCGCACAAGCGCAAGCTCGCCGAGGACGGGGTGACTTTCGCCTCGCCGGTGGACGGCTCGAAGGTGTTCCTGTCGCCCGAGGTGTCGATGAAGATCCAGACGGTGCTGGATTCGGACATCGCCATGATCTTCGACGAGTGCACGCCTTATCCGGCCACGGAGAAGCAGGCCGCGGACTCGATGGAGATGTCGCTGCGCTGGGCGGAACGCTCGCGCCGCGCGTTCGACGAGCTGCAACGTGCCCGTTCAAAGCCGCCCAATGCCCTGTTCGGCATCGTGCAGGGCGGCGTGTACGAACCGCTGCGCCGCCGTTCGGCGGAGGGCCTGGTCGGCATCGGCTTCGACGGCTACGCGGTCGGCGGCCTGGCCGTGGGCGAGCCGGAGGCCGAGCGCAATCACACGCTGGACTTCACCGTAGGCCTGTTGCCCCAGGACAAGCCGCGCTACCTCATGGGCGTGGGCCGGCCCGAGGACATCGTCGAGGCGGTACGCCGCGGCATCGACATGTTCGACTGCGTGATGCCCACCCGCAACGCACGAAACGGCTTCCTGTTCGTGCCCGAGGGCACCCTGCGCATCCGCAACGCCAAGTACGCCGACGACACCCGCGTGATCGAGGATGGCTGCGACTGCTATGCCTGTGCCAACGGCTTCAGTCGCGCCTACCTGCGCCATCTCGACCGGTGCAACGAGATACTGGCCAGCCAATTGGCCACGCACCACAACCTGCGCCACTACCATTGGCTGATGGCCGGGCTGCGCGAGGCGATCGCCACCGGGGCACTGGAAAGCTTCGTTGCCGCGTTCTACGCCCGCCGCCAGGGCGCCGCGGCATAG
- the yajC gene encoding preprotein translocase subunit YajC, with protein MSLPMSLVIAQAAPAAAPGNPLFSFLPLIALFVIFYFLMIRPQMKRQKEHRNMVTALAKGDEVVSNGGIAGRVEEVGESFLTVEIAPNVKIKLQKGAISQVLPKGTLKSS; from the coding sequence ATGAGCCTTCCGATGTCCCTGGTGATCGCCCAGGCTGCTCCCGCCGCTGCACCGGGCAACCCGCTTTTCAGCTTCCTGCCGCTGATCGCACTCTTCGTCATCTTCTATTTCCTGATGATCCGGCCGCAGATGAAGCGCCAGAAGGAGCATCGCAACATGGTCACGGCGCTGGCCAAGGGCGACGAAGTCGTCAGCAACGGCGGCATCGCCGGACGCGTGGAAGAGGTGGGCGAAAGCTTCCTGACCGTCGAGATCGCGCCGAACGTCAAGATCAAGCTGCAGAAGGGCGCCATCTCGCAGGTGCTGCCCAAGGGCACGCTGAAGTCGTCCTGA